A window of the Fusarium poae strain DAOMC 252244 chromosome 3, whole genome shotgun sequence genome harbors these coding sequences:
- the CYB2 gene encoding Cytochrome b2, mitochondrial precursor encodes MVLKGGEVAEHSSADSCWVIVHGKAYDVTEFLPEHPGGQKIILKYAGKDATEAYEPIHPPDTLDKFLDASKHLGPVDMSTVQQETKQADPEEEERLQRVEQKPLLSQCYNLFDFEAVARRVMSKIAWGYYSSAADDEITMRENHSAFHRIWFRPQILVDVENIDFSTTMLGTKTDLPVYVTATALGKLGNPEGEVVLTRAAAKHNVIQMIPTLASCSFDEIVDAKAGDQVQWLQLYVNKDRAITKKIVQHAEKRGCKGLFITVDAPQLGRREKDMRSKFTDPGSHVQEGQDTDNSQGAARAISTFIDPALSWKDIAWFQSITSMPIILKGVQRVEDVLKAIDYGCQGVVLSNHGGRQLEFARSAIEVLAETMPILRERGLENKIEIFIDGGIRRGTDILKALCLGARGVGIGRPFLYAMSTYGEAGVVRAMQLLKDELEMNMRLIGANKIEDLHPGMLDLRSLFQHSAVPSDNLSSTVYDPLAVPAQRPKAGPNQDAPKAKL; translated from the exons ATGGTGTTAAAAGGCGGCGAGGTTGCTGAGCACAGCAGCGCAGATTCGTGCTGGGTCATTGTTCAT GGTAAAGCATACGATGTCACAGAGTTTCTACCAG AGCATCCTGGAGGCCAAAAGATTATCCTCAAGTACGCT GGCAAAGATGCCACTGAAGCATACGAACCCATCCACCCTCCTGACACCCTCGACAAGTTTCTCGATGCCTCGAAACATCTTGGCCCTGTCGACATGAGTACCGTCCAGCAGGAAACCAAACAGGCAGAccccgaggaggaggaacgTCTTCAGCGTGTGGAGCAGAAGCCTCTCTTGTCGCAATGCTACAACCTCTTCGACTTTGAGGCCGTTGCTCGGCGTGTCATGAGCAAGATTGCTTGGGGATACTACTCAAGTGCTGCTGACGATGAGATT ACAATGCGCGAGAACCACAGCGCATTCCACCGCATCTGGTTTCGCCCTCAAATCCTTGTCGATGTCGAGAACATTGACTTCTCGACCACCATGCTTGGCACAAAAACCGATCTTCCTGTTTACGTGACAGCCACAGCTCTAGGCAAGCTGGGTAACCCAGAGGGTGAAGTGGTGCTTACCCGCGCCGCAGCCAAGCACAACGTCATCCAGATGATTCCCACTCTTGCGTCCTGTTCATTCGACGAGATCGTGGACGCCAAAGCCGGCGACCAGGTTCAGTGGCTACAGCTATACGTTAACAAGGACCGCGCCATCACCAAGAAGATTGTCCAGCATGCTGAGAAGCGTGGCTGCAAGGGTCTTTTTATCACAGTCGATGCGCCACAGCTTGGTCGACGTGAGAAGGATATGCGATCCAAGTTCACTGACCCCGGCTCTCATGTCCAGGAAGGTCAAGATACAGACAACAGTCAGGGCGCTGCGCGAGCCATTTCGACTTttattgaccctgctctgaGCTGGAAGGATATCGCCTGGTTTCAGAGCATCACCTCCATGCCAATCATTCTCAAGGGTGTCCAACGCGTTGAAGATGTTCTTAAGGCTATTGACTACGGCTGCCAGGGTGTCGTACTGTCTAACCATGGTGGCCGACAGCTTGAGTTTGCGCGATCTGCTATTGAAGTTCTCGCCGAAACTATGCCTATTCTCCGTGAGCGTGGTCTTGAAAACAAGATTGAGATCTTCATCGACGGCGGTATCCGGCGTGGAACTGATATTCTAAAAGCGCTCTGCCTCGGTGCCCGCGGTGTTGGTATTGGACGACCTTTCCTTTATGCCATGAGCACGTACGGTGAGGCTGGTGTCGTCCGTGCTATGCAGCTTCTCAAGGACGAACTTGAGATGAATATGCGACTCATCGGCGCAAACAAGATTGAGGATCTGCATCCTGGCATGCTCGATCTTCGAAGTCTGTTCCAGCACTCTGCTGTGCCTTCGGACAACCTGTCATCCACTGTCTACGACCCTCTGGCTGTGCCTGCGCAGAGACCCAAGGCCGGACCTAATCAGGATGCCCCTAAGGCTAAGCTGTAG
- a CDS encoding hypothetical protein (BUSCO:7143at5125) translates to MLSASSPINFPHSPPTAKRSKPHDHGPPKPKPQGPFLVEDDDSDSDDSEEPAEPTRTKKRLRTEDSRGESSNATEQDECTVVDLVNSEPNNIAPDTQIQEPVRLSHRPIFSNSIFGSFVPQTFTAKTCDGKIKTIKDRKISSAPTYEEMAAARSKTKEGRAKRSFYGIDIHKLMDAATAELKNKEKAPREHNVPVRSIEPQVPGGKRPKRTLLWTEKYRARNFMDLCGDDATNRLVLRWLKKWDPVVFPGESKSQPAVARRPGAKHQEEEERPHRKILMLTGPPGLGKTTLAHVCARQAGYDVMEINASDDRSRDVVKNRIRTSLGTESVKTVSNRKDGDGPPKLAKPACVIVDEVDGVVSGSGGSGEGGFVKALIDLVLLDQKNDPGNASSNNYGTKKKKKGDDFRLLRPLILICNDVYAPALRPLRHSNLAEIIHVGKPTMESVVARLKAVFEKEGIPCDKDAARKLCEAAWGMTSGIDAKRGAESTVEGDLRGVMVVGEWVAGRFRASTLNGTARLTRQWLEQNVLQDLTSGAGGARGLGRGGVKDIVSRLFQEGGGFPKRAMDFSKSKTQHEQPQAELGFGEFQKKHAMEGLQQMIDTSGEISHIMTEVFAEYPNRDFNDDLYLTKPNQAYEWMHFHDMCQSRLYASQEWELAQYLSQPVLACHHLFASPKRYLPSMGYDRRWGGDAEDDGPPLPFSGPRADYQAHEAERQNRAQLQAIQAQLPPTLMRSFRSAEEVSAELLPYLARIVSPDVKPVVVGGSQGSTASVRKETERAMVKRAAEVLAEVGIELQKGRIESDSPVNRTPQYVYRMEPDLDVLATFETGAALLLPSAAPTRYAVRQVLDQELKRTLIEREALARQARFQAGSTLGHVEMMNTDKLVNEKKLALAVREDSTLIKRDFFGRIIEARPLAEITGNTPQQKAQQDEQERKVWVTYHEGLNNAVRKPMSLQEFSRGL, encoded by the exons ATGTTGTCAGCATCCTCCCCTATCAATTTTCCCCATTCTCCTCCGACGGCGAAACGTTCTAAACCCCACGATCATGGCCCTCCCAAACCCAAACCTCAAGGACCATTCCTTGTCGAGGACGACGACTCCGATTCCGATGATAGCGAAGAGCCTGCAGAGCCCACCCGTACAAAGAAGCGCCTCAGAACCGAAGATTCACGAGGAGAGTCTTCAAACGCAACAGAGCAAGATGAGTGCACAGTTGTTGACCTTGTCAATTCTGAGCCAAACAACATCGCTCCCGATACACAAATTCAAGAGCCTGTTCGCCTCAGCCATAGACCAATTTTCTCAAACTCCATTTTTGGCAGCTTTGTACCACAGACTTTCACAGCAAAAACTTGCGACGGCAAAATTAAAACAATTAAGGATCGCAAGATATCCTCGGCACCCACATATGAGGAAATGGCTGCAGCTCGATCAAAAACGAAAGAGGGACGAGCAAAGCGAAGCTTTTACGGTATTGACATTCACAAGTTGATGGATGCTGCAACTGCCGAGCtcaaaaataaagaaaaagccccAAGAGAGCACAATGTCCCAGTACGATCGATCGAGCCCCAGGTCCCCGGAGGTAAAAGGCCTAAGCGAACTCTGTTGTGGACAGAAAAGTACAGAGCTCGCAACTTCATGGATTTGTGTGGCGATGATGCTACCAACCGGTTGGTTTTACGGTGGTTAAAGAAGTGGGATCCTGTGGTATTTCCGGGAGAATCGAAGTCACAACCGGCTGTTGCACGACGACCGGGCGCCAAACatcaagaagaggaggagaggcCTCACAGAAAGATTCTTATGCTTACAGGGCCGCCGGGATTAGGAAAGACCACGTTGGCACATGTTTGTGCTAGACAAGCAGGGTACGACGTTATGGAGATCAACGCCAGTGACGACCGAAGTCGTGATGTTGTCAAGAACCGTATTCGTACAAGCTTGGGAACAGAAAGCGTGAAGACAGTCAGCAACCGTAAAGATGGTGATGGGCCGCCAAAATTGGCGAAACCAGCTTGCGTTATTGTAGACGAAGTGGATGGTGTAGTCTCGGGCTCAGGGGGCTCAGGTGAAGGTGGCTTTGTCAAGGCACTAATAGACCTGGTGCTTTTGGACCAAAAGAACGATCCAGGCAATGCATCTTCAAATAACTATGGaaccaagaaaaaaaagaagggcGACGACTTCAGACTCTTGCGCCCACTAATTCTGATTTGCAACGACGTATATGCTCCGGCACTTCGACCACTTCGGCATTCAAACTTGGCAGAAATCATTCATGTTGGCAAGCCCACCATGGAGTCCGTTGTTGCACGACTAAAAGCGGTCTTTGAGAAGGAAGGCATTCCTTGTGACAAAGACGCTGCTCGAAAGCTGTGTGAAGCAGCTTGGGGCATGACAAGCGGTATCGATGCAAAACGGGGAGCTGAAAGCACAGTGGAAGGCGATCTTCGTGGTGTTATGGTAGTTGGCGAATGGGTCGCTGGGCGTTTTAGAGCATCAACATTGAATGGTACAGCCCGCCTGACTCGGCAATGGCTGGAGCAGAATGTGCTACAGGACCTAACCAGTGGAGCTGGCGGTGCTCGAGGTCTGGGTCGCGGAGGCGTCAAAGACATCGTTTCCAGACTTTTTCAGGAAGGGGGTGGCTTTCCGAAGAGAGCCATGGACTTTTCAAAATCGAAAACACAGCATGAACAGCCGCAGGCCGAGCTCGGCTTTGGAGAGTTCCAGAAGAAACATGCCATGGAAGGACTGCAACAAATGATCGACACAAGCGGCGAAATCAGCCATATCATGACTGAGGTGTTTGCCGAATATCCCAATCGTGACTTCAACGATGATCTCTACCTCACCAAACCCAATCAGGCATACGAATGGATGCACTTCCACGATATGTGCCAATCTCGTCTGTATGCCAGTCAAGAATGGGAGCTGGCACAATATCTCAGCCAACCTGTATTAGCATGCCATCATTTGTTCGCATCTCCTAAACGATATCTCCCCAGTATGGGTTACGATCGACGTTGGGGAGGCGATGCGGAAGACGACGGTCCTCCGTTACCTTTTTCTGGCCCTCGCGCCGACTACCAAGCTCACGAAGCAGAACGTCAGAACAGGGCTCAACTTCAGGCAATACAGGCTCAGCTCCCACCCACGTTGATGCGTTCGTTCCGGAGTGCCGAAGAGGTCTCTGCAGAACTTCTACCGTACTTGGCGCGCATCGTGTCTCCGGACGTCAAGCCTGTAGTTGTGGGTGGGAGTCAAGGTTCCACAGCCAGTGTGCGCAAAGAAACCGAGCGTGCTATGGTCAAGCGCGCCGCTGAAGTCCTTGCTGAAGTTGGTATTGAATTGCAGAAAGGAAGGATTGAAAGTGATTCGCCGGTAAATCGAACACCGCAATACGTGTACCGCATGGAACC GGACCTTGATGTGCTGGCCACATTCGAGACAGGTGCAGCACTACTCCTACCCTCTGCAGCACCTACGCGCTATGCTGTTCGCCAAGTACTCGACCAGGAATTGAAACGGACGCTGATAGAGCGAGAGGCCCTTGCTCGGCAGGCTCGCTTCCAAGCTGGCAGCACTCTTGGTCACGTTGAGATGATGAATACGGACAAACTCGTGAATGAGAAGAAGCTTGCGCTCGCAGTTCGAGAGGATTCTACGCTCATTAAGCGTGATTTCTTTGGCCGGATTATCGAGGCGCGGCCACTTGCTGAAATCACTGGAAATACCCCACAACAAAAAGCGCAGCAAGACGAACAGGAGCGTAAGGTGTGGGTTACATATCATGAAGGATTGAATAATGCTGTGAGGAAGCCAATGTCCCTGCAAGAGTTCTCTAGAGGTCTATAA
- a CDS encoding hypothetical protein (BUSCO:27937at5125): MRRPTKYYSLTRPKLRQSWNKYNLFNIARATGREPPVKGRATFFQQKWAAKSKTRGYHGEHVSEKKWVRLFSRRLLSAVDLPPQYLAANDGAEQAAGRGSGLSTSNVTAESYSRVPKGSDAVRPTSHPAQRSRGFGDVNEMLSEHFKDMTPYMQMTFAPLERRLDTAVFRAMFASSVRQARQFIIHGAVKVNGKKMVHPSYALNPGDMFQVDIEKVLYGTGEQKKPNSIQESYDKEMLDKQEEAVRQQGLKKRSKILEAVAAKEGEAAEAAEAAEAKLGKGSLKRVEREVQLHRIKNLRLTAREILKGDMRQLSAKQKKDLRLFRDTAQRLLSLREGRELDANELLNQIQSQIKKLDTVEAFRKADPTPAETSAEAESSADDKAVKKKEAQIKRSEFKNQVLEKGLEGITNKEDRDRAMNILATNDLTNEEIRKLVYILKNDAENPIDHSKPYVTPWRPRPFMSAFAFIPRYLEVNPNICAAVYLRHPVARKGMAEVPTPFSYLTNQLAHNWYLGRG; this comes from the exons ATGCGTCGGCCTACGAAATATTACAGTCTAACCAGGCCG AAACTCAGGCAATCATGGAACAAGTATAACTTGTTTAATATTGCCCGTGCGACCGGCCGCGAGCCACCAGTCAAAGGCCGAGCGACTTTCTTCCAGCAGAAGTGGGCAGCCAAGTCCAAAACTCGAGGTTACCACGGCGAGCATGTTTCTGAGAAGAAGTGGGTGCGGCTGTTTTCACGACGACTTCTATCCGCTGTAgatcttcctcctcagtaTCTTGCCGCCAATGATGGCGCTGAGCAAGCTGCTGGTCGTGGTTCAGGCTTGTCGACATCCAATGTGACTGCTGAGTCCTACTCCCGAGTTCCCAAGGGCAGCGATGCAGTCCGCCCTACCTCCCATCCAGCTCAGCGAAGCCGTGGTTTCGGCGATGTGAACGAGATGTTGTCCGAGCACTTCAAGGATATGACACCCTATATGCAAATGACTTTTGCGCCCCTGGAGCGAAGATTGGACACGGCAGTGTTCCGCGCTATGTTCGCCAGTAGTGTACGACAAGCTCGTCAATTCATCATCCACGGTGCGGTCAAGGTCAACGGCAAAAAG ATGGTTCACCCGTCATATGCATTGAACCCTGGCGATATGTTCCAGGTTGATATTGAGAAGGTCTTGTACGGAACTGGAGAGCAAAAGAAGCCCAACTCGATACAGGAAAGTTACGACAAGGAGATGCTTGATAAGCAAGAGGAGGCGGTCAGACAACAAGGTCTCAAGAAGCGTTCAAAGATCCTGGAGGCTGTAGCCGCCAAGGAAGGAGAAGCGGCTGAAGCTGCCGAAGCCGCCGAAGCAAAGCTTGGGAAAGGCTCGCTCAAACGTGTCGAGCGAGAGGTGCAGTTGCATCGCATCAAGAATCTCCGCTTAACAGCCCGAGAGATTCTGAAGGGCGACATGAGGCAGCTATCGGCTAAGCAGAAGAAGGATCTGCGGTTATTCCGAGATACTGCTCAGCGTTTGCTGTCTCTCCGCGAAGGCCGTGAGCTTGACGCAAATGAACTCCTCAATCAGATCCAATCTCAGATCAAGAAGCTCGATACCGTGGAAGCTTTCCGCAAGGCTGACCCAACTCCTGCGGAGACATCGGCCGAGGCCGAGTCCTCAGCTGATGATAAGGCTGTGAAAAAGAAGGAGGCGCAAATCAAACGCTCAGAGTTCAAGAACCAAGTCCTCGAGAAAGGCCTGGAAGGCATCACAAATAAGGAAGATCGGGATCGGGCTATGAATATTCTGGCCACTAATGATCTCACCAACGAGGAGATTCGCAAACTTGTCTACATTCTCAAGAACGACGCTGAGAACCCCATCGACCACTCGAAACCTTACGTCACTCCCTGGCGCCCTCGCCCATTTATGTCCGCCTTCGCTTTCATTCCTCGATATCTCGAGGTCAACCCCAATATCTGCGCTGCAGTTTACCTCCGCCACCCCGTGGCACGAAAGGGAATGGCCGAGGTACCAACACCCTTCAGTTACCTGACCAACCAATTGGCTCACAACTGGTACTTGGGACGAGGTTAA
- the NIT4 gene encoding Nitrogen assimilation transcription factor nit-4 (BUSCO:6666at5125): protein MEEPHPETTVHTGLSASTPSATRKKPRRGADSASQKRRCVSTACIACRKRKSKCDGAIPSCAACSSVYGTECLYDPNSDHRRKGVYREKVDSMKARNSTLQILIEAILNAEEEDVSSIVQRIRTCNSLDAVAEDIINQQQQQQQRQTPQLAAPSAKEDSDDYDQSNENYTTDQPVQGERDLARKMGELRLENGNVRFIGGTSHLIYLSDPIHEGDFEPSLEDYTTGEDPITSWTRVTQDSQLITHLINMYFNWHYPYFTTLSKKLFFQDFLKGKAGIGRGTAYCSSLLVNAMLALGCHFTSVAGAHGVPGDSRTKGDHFFAEAKRLIVENDEYEKPRLVTVQALALMSVREAGCAREAKGWVYSGMSFRMAEDIGLNLDVGQLDKERMSDYEIDSRRITFWGCYLFDKCWSNYLGRLPQIPKSSFNVSKFDVFPDEDAETWSPYTDNGFDQSSKQPARTRAIALQMSKLSEISSDLLAFFYHPSNIGRSSGKAVELKKLSELHRRLEEWRKEIPKEFEPKDGQLPNVLLMHMFFHLQYIHLFRPFLKYSPTTSPLPPHVSPRRICTANAGAISKLLRLYKKLWNLRQICNIAVYMVHSACTIHLLNLPEKTARRDITHGVKHLEEIAEDWLCARRTLSILSVLSRKWNCELPEDAAFVLHRADEKYGTYSTSDVPSPHSQAGASPLSDGGLGLKPMGEYSPFPQYSRAQLVRPMQQLQQQPPPQHQPQRSVTGTMMARSPLPNNILAQQQGMPMNTGNGGFGSESAGGWGSVPVTSSMPSYQPAFAPINRNSISSAGTGVPPVSNPPTSNRAMRMDGQEWFLNDSARWHQSFEAWQMANNGQDNSVFMFVDSGNQDTLNTNADGNASMQADANDQIAALDGLGASLSRGGWLPGLD from the exons ATGGAAGAGCCGCACCCAGAAACTACGGTGCACACCGGACTGTCGGCATCAACCCCAAGCGCAACGCGCAAAAAGCCACGCAGAGGTGCTGACTCTGCCAGCCAGAAAAGACGATGTGTGAGCACAGCATGCATAGCATGTCGAAAACGCAAATCAAAATGTGATGGTGCTATTCCTAGCTGTGCTGCATGCTCGAGTGTATACGGAACTGAGTGCCTCTATGATCCCAACTCAGATCATCGCCGAAAAGGCGTTTACCGTGAAAAAGTTGACAGCATGAAAGCCCGCAACTCGACATTGCAAATTTTAATCGAGGCCATCTTGAatgccgaggaggaggacgtATCAAGCATTGTTCAGAGAATCCGCACCTGCAATAGTCTCGATGCTGTTGCTGAAGATATTAtcaaccaacaacagcagcagcagcagcgacaaACACCGCAATTGGCAGCACCTTCAGCCAAAGAAGATTCCGATGACTATGATCAATCCAATGAAAATTATACTACCGATCAACCTGTGCAGGGCGAAAGAGATCTAGCTCGTAAGATGGGCGAACTCCGACTCGAAAATGGCAATGTTCGCTTCATCGGAGGCACCTCCCATCTCATTTATCTTAGTGATCCGATTCACGAGGGAGATTTTGAGCCAAGTCTGGAGGACTATACCACTGGAGAAGACCCTATCACATCCTGGACTCGTGTCACTCAAGACTCCCAGCTCATCACTCATCTAATCAACATGTACTTCAATTGGCACTACCCTTATTTCACCACACTATCAAAGAAACTATTTTTTCAAGATTTCTTAAAGGGCAAAGCTGGTATAGGACGGGGTACTGCATATTGCTCCTCTCTCTTGGTCAATGCTATGCTCGCATTGGGTTGCCATTTTACAAGTGTAGCTGGTGCCCACGGTGTTCCTGGAGATAGCAGGACAAAAGGTGACCACTTTTTCGCCGAGGCAAAACGACTGATTGTTGAAAATGACGAATACGAGAAACCTCGTTTAGTCACTGTTCAAGCACTAGCCCTTATGTCGGTAAGAGAAGCTGGATGTGCCCGCGAAGCCAAAGGGTGGGTTTACAGCGGTATGAGTTTTCGCATGGCCGAAGACATTGGCCTCAACCTGGACGTGGGCCAGCTGGATAAAGAAAGAATGAGTGATTATGAGATTGATTCCAGACGGATTACTTTCTGGGGATGCTATCTTTTCGACAAGTGCTGGTCGAACTACCTGGGCCGACTTCCTCAGATACCCAAGAGCTCGTTCAACGTCTCCAAATTTGATGTATTCCCTGATGAGGACGCAGAAACGTGGTCACCCTACACAGACAATGGATTTGATCAATCGTCCAAGCAGCCGGCACGAACGCGCGCCATTGCTCTCCAAATGTCAAAACTTTCCGAGATTAGTAGCGACTTATTGGCCTTCTTCTATCACCCAAGCAACATCGGCAGATCTAGTGGGAAAGCTGTGGAACTCAAGAAGCTAAGCGAACTGCATCGCCGTCTGGAGGAATGGCGAAAAGAAATTCCCAAGGAATTTGAGCCCAAGGATGGCCAGTTACCTAACGTACTTCTCATGCA CATGTTCTTCCACTTACAATACATACACCTCTTCCGGCCCTTCTTGAAATACTCGCCCACCACTTCACCTCTCCCGCCCCATGTCTCGCCCCGTCGCATCTGTACAGCAAATGCTGGTGCCATCTCAAAACTGTTACGGCTCTACAAGAAACTCTGGAATCTGCGGCAGATTTGCAATATTGCAGTGTATATGGTGCATAGTGCTTGTACAATCCATCTACTAAACCTTCCTGAAAAGACTGCTCGAAGGGATATTACCCATGGAGTGAAGCATCTCGAAGAGATCGCTGAGGACTGGCTCTGTGCCAGGAGAACTCTCAGCATCCTGAGTGTTCTTTCTCGCAAATGGAACTGCGAACTACCTGAGGATGCCGCCTTCGTTCTTCATCGGGCCGACGAAAAGTACGGGACATACAGTACTTCTGACGTCCCGTCGCCTCATTCACAAGCGGGTGCTTCGCCCCTTTCCGATGGTGGCCTGGGATTGAAGCCAATGGGTGAATACAGCCCATTTCCTCAATATAGTCGAGCCCAATTGGTCCGACCAATGCAGCAACTTCAACAGCAACCACCACCACAGCACCAGCCTCAACGATCTGTGACGGGAACTATGATGGCAAGGTCTCCTTTACCGAACAATATTCTTGCTCAACAACAGGGTATGCCTATGAATACAGGCAATGGGGGCTTTGGTTCCGAGTCTGCGGGTGGATGGGGTTCTGTCCCTGTTACATCATCGATGCCATCTTACCAGCCGGCATTCGCGCCCATAAACCGTAACAGCATATCAAGCGCCGGCACAGGCGTTCCGCCTGTCAGCAACCCTCCAACGTCTAACCGGGCGATGAGGATGGATGGCCAGGAATGGTTCTTGAACGACAGTGCAAGGTGGCATCAGAGCTTTGAGGCCTGGCAGATGGCCAACAACGGACAGGATAACTCCGTCTTCATGTTTGTCGATAGCGGCAACCAAGACACACTCAACACCAACGCAGACGGGAACGCTAGTATGCAAGCCGACGCCAACGATCAGATAGCCGCGCTGGACGGATTAGGGGCGTCATTATCCCGAGGTGGATGGCTACCAGGTTTAGATTAA